In Salinarimonas sp., a genomic segment contains:
- a CDS encoding type 1 glutamine amidotransferase, whose protein sequence is MALRFLIVEGNTRPEREKHKRSFGTAYSESYAAAVAPHAPGAIFDFAYPADAGANLPDGGGLSGYDGVFLTGSALNLYDMTPEVTRQIELMRAVYASGTPAFGSCWGIQVGAAAAGGSVAKNPAGREIGFARRITLTETGRAHPMLAGRPLAFDAPAVHLDIVETPPCETTILAANRMAGVQAAEIRHEGGVFWGVQYHPEFSLGELAAILSRYGERLVREGFCADLDAARAYVEDIRALHEDPSRADLAWRHGLDDEVLVPARRTREIANFIAAAVVPTKAARGRA, encoded by the coding sequence ATGGCTCTACGGTTTCTGATCGTCGAGGGCAACACGCGCCCGGAGCGTGAAAAGCACAAGCGGTCTTTCGGAACGGCCTATTCCGAGAGCTACGCCGCCGCCGTGGCGCCGCATGCGCCGGGCGCGATCTTCGACTTCGCCTACCCGGCGGATGCGGGCGCGAACCTCCCCGACGGCGGCGGGCTCTCCGGCTACGACGGCGTCTTCCTCACGGGCTCGGCGCTGAACCTCTACGACATGACGCCGGAGGTGACGCGCCAGATCGAGCTGATGCGCGCGGTCTACGCCTCGGGCACGCCCGCCTTCGGCTCGTGCTGGGGCATCCAGGTCGGCGCCGCGGCGGCGGGCGGGAGCGTGGCGAAGAACCCCGCCGGCCGCGAGATCGGCTTCGCCCGGCGCATCACCCTCACCGAGACGGGCCGCGCCCACCCCATGCTCGCCGGGCGCCCGTTGGCGTTCGACGCGCCGGCGGTGCATCTCGACATCGTCGAGACGCCTCCCTGCGAGACGACGATCCTCGCCGCGAACCGCATGGCCGGCGTGCAGGCGGCGGAGATCCGCCACGAGGGCGGCGTCTTCTGGGGCGTGCAGTACCATCCGGAATTCTCGCTCGGCGAGCTCGCGGCGATCCTGTCCCGCTACGGCGAGCGGCTCGTCCGGGAAGGCTTCTGCGCCGATCTCGATGCGGCCCGCGCCTATGTCGAGGACATCCGCGCCCTGCACGAGGACCCCTCGCGCGCCGACCTCGCCTGGCGGCACGGGCTCGACGACGAGGTGCTCGTCCCGGCCCGCCGCACCCGCGAGATCGCCAATTTCATCGCGGCCGCGGTCGTCCCGACCAAGGCCGCCAGAGGACGCGCATGA
- the mdoH gene encoding glucans biosynthesis glucosyltransferase MdoH, producing MTAHPLSPFDPALPPEAPLAMPVQDLETVPPARGPLPRSRSVTAIRVFAVVLAAAIAGLLTVEMHGVLGVARLTVVEMAMLALFATTIGWIAFAFALACIGFATLLWRRVRPRRYLAPRARPQTRTAILLPTYNEDPARVFATAVATAEALADADVHEAYDLFVLSDTTDPDVWLAEEAAFLAIRAPRRPRARIFYRRRPKNVERKAGNVAEWVRRFGGAYPAFVIFDADSVMTPRTLVRMTLALERRPELGLLQTVPLLVGRSSLFARLQQYAARVYGPVMATGLAVFSGNAGNYWGHNAIIRTRAFAESAGLPHLPGRAPFGGPVMSHDFVEAALMRRAGWAIEIDPGLSGSYEESPPSLVDLAERDRRWCQGNLQHARLVVATGLHPVSRLHFATGIMSYLAAPLWLAFLVSGLLLALQAHFVRPDYFAADFTLFPTWPVIDSERALGLFAATMAVLLLPKLFGLVVALVSGPVRRGLGGPLRATGGMLLETLVSALLAPVMMALQSAAVFQILAGRDAGWKAQRRDDGSVPWAEIARRHRWHTALGAALGVAAFAVSPAVFVWMSPAIVGLCLAIPLSALTATRWPRLARLGLLRTPEERAPPPMLTRARAVRDEIEAALGAPRDAVARLMDSPALAGFHHASLPAPGARGIDPAYVVALARLDAAETVEEAVAEMSRAECVALLGRREGIERLVAKARPQAEAA from the coding sequence ATGACCGCTCATCCCCTCTCCCCCTTCGACCCGGCGCTCCCGCCCGAGGCGCCCCTCGCAATGCCGGTTCAGGATCTCGAGACGGTCCCCCCGGCCCGCGGCCCCCTTCCGCGCAGCCGGTCCGTCACCGCGATCCGCGTCTTCGCGGTGGTCCTCGCGGCGGCGATCGCCGGCCTGCTGACGGTCGAGATGCACGGCGTGCTCGGGGTCGCGCGGCTCACCGTCGTCGAGATGGCGATGCTGGCCCTCTTCGCGACGACGATCGGCTGGATCGCCTTCGCCTTCGCGCTCGCCTGCATCGGCTTCGCGACGCTGCTGTGGCGGCGCGTGCGCCCGCGCCGCTACCTCGCGCCCCGCGCGCGGCCGCAGACGCGCACCGCCATCCTGCTGCCGACCTACAACGAGGACCCCGCCCGCGTCTTCGCCACCGCGGTGGCGACCGCCGAGGCGCTGGCCGACGCCGACGTGCACGAGGCCTACGACCTGTTCGTGCTCAGCGACACGACCGACCCGGACGTCTGGCTCGCCGAGGAGGCGGCCTTCCTCGCGATCCGCGCGCCGCGCCGCCCGCGGGCGCGCATCTTCTACCGCCGCCGTCCGAAGAACGTCGAGCGCAAGGCCGGCAACGTCGCCGAATGGGTGCGCCGCTTCGGCGGGGCCTATCCGGCCTTCGTGATCTTCGACGCCGACAGCGTCATGACCCCGCGCACGCTGGTGCGCATGACGCTCGCCCTGGAGCGCCGGCCCGAGCTCGGCCTTCTCCAGACCGTGCCGCTGCTGGTGGGCCGCTCGAGCCTGTTCGCGCGCCTCCAGCAATACGCGGCGCGGGTCTATGGCCCCGTGATGGCGACGGGGCTCGCGGTCTTCTCCGGGAACGCCGGCAACTACTGGGGTCACAACGCGATCATCCGCACCCGCGCCTTCGCGGAGAGCGCCGGCCTGCCGCACCTGCCCGGCCGCGCGCCTTTCGGCGGGCCGGTGATGAGCCACGATTTCGTCGAGGCGGCGCTGATGCGCCGGGCTGGCTGGGCGATCGAGATCGATCCGGGCCTGTCCGGGTCCTACGAGGAGAGCCCGCCCTCCCTCGTCGACCTCGCCGAGCGCGACCGGCGCTGGTGCCAGGGCAACCTTCAGCACGCCCGCCTCGTCGTCGCGACGGGCCTGCACCCGGTGAGCCGGCTGCATTTCGCCACCGGCATCATGTCCTACCTCGCCGCCCCGCTCTGGCTCGCCTTCCTGGTCTCGGGGCTGCTGCTGGCGCTCCAGGCGCATTTCGTGCGGCCGGACTACTTCGCCGCCGACTTCACGCTCTTCCCGACCTGGCCGGTGATCGACAGCGAGCGGGCGCTGGGCCTCTTCGCCGCGACCATGGCGGTGCTGCTGCTGCCGAAGCTGTTCGGGCTCGTGGTCGCGCTCGTGTCCGGCCCCGTGCGCCGGGGGCTCGGCGGACCGCTGCGCGCGACCGGCGGCATGCTGCTCGAGACGCTGGTCTCGGCGCTGCTGGCACCGGTGATGATGGCGCTGCAATCGGCCGCCGTGTTCCAGATCCTCGCCGGCCGCGACGCCGGCTGGAAGGCGCAGCGCCGCGACGACGGCTCGGTGCCGTGGGCGGAGATAGCCCGGCGCCACCGCTGGCACACGGCGCTCGGCGCGGCGCTCGGCGTCGCCGCCTTCGCGGTCTCGCCGGCGGTCTTCGTCTGGATGAGCCCGGCCATCGTGGGGCTGTGCCTGGCGATCCCGCTTTCGGCGCTCACCGCGACGCGGTGGCCGCGCCTCGCTCGGCTCGGGCTCCTGCGCACGCCCGAGGAGCGTGCGCCGCCGCCGATGCTGACGCGCGCCCGCGCCGTCCGCGACGAGATCGAGGCGGCGCTCGGCGCCCCGCGCGACGCGGTGGCGCGCCTGATGGACAGCCCGGCGCTGGCCGGCTTCCACCATGCGAGCCTCCCCGCGCCGGGCGCGCGCGGCATCGACCCGGCCTACGTCGTCGCGCTGGCCCGCCTCGACGCGGCGGAGACGGTCGAGGAGGCCGTCGCCGAGATGAGCCGCGCCGAGTGCGTGGCCCTGCTCGGTCGCCGGGAGGGCATCGAGCGCCTGGTCGCCAAGGCCCGCCCGCAGGCGGAGGCGGCCTGA
- a CDS encoding MotB family protein: protein MDEQHHELVIIRRRPDPEADEPKTGVWKIAYADFMTAMMAFFLVMWLINATDQETREVVASYFNPIRLAEATTDRKGLRDPDQSSEGVDLEERSDAPVTEADEQIVTQAPVRLESERRYSETALFQDPYAVLSALAAQARFEPAPPAAGIDLRPGERGDPGLTGGDAYRDPFDPIYWQLAPQIAVGRSDGDGTGGPMGTPDAAAPFGMGGPSGGPAGPSEIELAIAERALAQAVAFSAEGAVALDGEARPLAGAEPGAGEAEVAETVVSPEAATELAEAAEAVADAPRPEPVAVAEEEADAPPPAAVAQAEDEPVFVAEAQRPEPEPAPQAAAIEAVDESEAAIAEAEPVEAPDPALARAAALRARIAAAMAEATGAPAAANVPAIEVAATAEGVLVSLTDDANFGMFAIGSAEPRPELVRVLEEIAPILAEEAGAIVIRGHTDARPFRSADYDNWRLSSARAHMAYYMLVRGGFAEERILRVEGHADRLLKVSADPYAAQNRRIEILLSPEEART from the coding sequence GTGGACGAACAGCATCACGAGCTCGTCATCATCCGCCGCCGCCCCGACCCGGAAGCGGACGAGCCGAAGACCGGCGTGTGGAAGATCGCCTATGCCGACTTCATGACGGCGATGATGGCGTTCTTCCTGGTCATGTGGCTGATCAACGCCACCGACCAGGAGACCCGCGAGGTCGTCGCCTCCTATTTCAACCCGATCCGCCTCGCCGAGGCGACGACAGACCGCAAGGGCCTGCGCGATCCCGACCAGTCCTCCGAGGGCGTCGACCTGGAGGAGCGCTCCGACGCGCCCGTCACCGAGGCCGACGAGCAAATCGTGACGCAGGCGCCGGTCCGGCTCGAGAGCGAGCGGCGCTATTCCGAGACGGCCCTGTTCCAGGACCCCTACGCCGTGCTCTCCGCGCTCGCCGCGCAGGCGCGCTTCGAGCCGGCGCCGCCGGCGGCGGGGATCGACCTGCGCCCCGGCGAGCGCGGCGATCCCGGCCTCACCGGAGGCGACGCCTATCGCGACCCGTTCGACCCGATCTACTGGCAGCTCGCCCCGCAGATCGCGGTGGGCCGCTCCGACGGCGACGGCACCGGCGGGCCGATGGGCACGCCCGACGCGGCCGCGCCCTTCGGCATGGGCGGCCCCTCGGGAGGCCCCGCCGGGCCGAGCGAGATCGAACTCGCCATCGCCGAGCGGGCGCTCGCCCAGGCGGTGGCCTTCTCAGCCGAGGGCGCGGTGGCGCTCGACGGCGAGGCGCGCCCGCTCGCCGGCGCCGAGCCGGGCGCGGGCGAAGCGGAGGTCGCCGAGACGGTGGTCTCGCCGGAGGCCGCGACCGAACTTGCGGAGGCTGCCGAGGCCGTCGCGGACGCGCCGCGGCCGGAGCCCGTCGCGGTCGCCGAGGAGGAAGCAGACGCCCCGCCGCCCGCGGCCGTGGCGCAGGCCGAGGACGAGCCGGTCTTCGTCGCCGAGGCGCAGAGGCCCGAGCCGGAACCCGCGCCGCAGGCCGCCGCGATCGAGGCGGTGGACGAGAGCGAAGCGGCCATCGCCGAAGCCGAGCCCGTGGAAGCGCCCGATCCCGCGCTCGCCCGCGCCGCGGCCCTGCGCGCCCGTATCGCCGCCGCCATGGCCGAGGCGACCGGCGCGCCGGCGGCGGCGAACGTGCCGGCGATCGAGGTCGCGGCGACGGCGGAGGGCGTGCTCGTCTCCCTCACCGACGACGCGAATTTCGGCATGTTCGCCATCGGCTCGGCCGAGCCGCGGCCGGAGCTGGTGCGGGTTCTGGAGGAGATCGCGCCGATCCTCGCCGAGGAGGCGGGCGCCATCGTCATTCGCGGCCACACCGACGCACGGCCGTTCCGCTCGGCGGACTACGACAATTGGCGGCTCTCCTCGGCGCGCGCGCACATGGCCTACTACATGCTCGTGCGCGGCGGCTTCGCCGAGGAGCGCATCCTGCGCGTCGAGGGTCACGCCGACCGGCTCCTCAAGGTCTCGGCCGATCCCTATGCCGCGCAGAACCGGCGCATCGAGATCCTGCTGAGCCCCGAGGAGGCGCGCACGTGA
- a CDS encoding glucan biosynthesis protein G, with the protein MSVTRRSALALAATLALALRPGASGRALASALAASEDHWGEPEPFRPALVRERAQALAAAPYVPPAQDIPESLAGLDYDQYRDIRFRPESAIWAGTDKPFQLQAFHLGFGYREPVTLNLVSGGSARRLIFDPAMFSYGPLVENPPTRIEDLGFSGFRIHAPVNRDDYFDEFAVFQGASYFRAVAKDQAYGLSARGLAIGVADPAGEEFPSFREFWVETPTAEADAIVVHALLDSPSTTGAYRFLLRPGVSTLMEVEAVLYPRVEVATVGIAPLTSMFYFAGHDRVGVDDFRGAVHDSEGLLMWNGQGEWLWRPLLNPERLQVSTFLDNRPHGFGLMQRERDFGIYQDLEADYHRRPSLWVEPIGDWGEGAVTLVEIPTDAEVHDNIVAFWRPRTPLAAGVPAQMAYRLHWRGEPPVAHGLAKVRRTLTGLSEVGRPQAERDKRVFVIDFLGEDLLADGAPVLAAASATAGVLSPPVVKTDAEIGGVRVALELDPEGAEISELRCALTRDGAVVSETWIYRWLAA; encoded by the coding sequence GTGTCGGTCACTCGCCGCTCGGCGCTGGCGCTCGCCGCCACGCTCGCGCTCGCCCTGCGTCCGGGCGCCTCCGGGCGCGCCCTCGCCTCCGCGCTGGCCGCGAGCGAGGACCATTGGGGCGAGCCCGAGCCCTTCCGCCCCGCCCTCGTGCGCGAGCGCGCCCAGGCGCTCGCCGCCGCGCCCTACGTGCCGCCGGCGCAGGACATTCCCGAGAGCCTCGCCGGGCTCGACTACGACCAGTATCGCGACATCCGGTTCCGGCCGGAGAGCGCGATCTGGGCGGGGACGGACAAGCCCTTCCAGCTCCAGGCCTTCCACCTCGGCTTCGGCTATCGCGAGCCGGTGACGCTGAACCTCGTCTCGGGCGGATCGGCGCGCCGGCTGATCTTCGACCCGGCGATGTTCTCCTACGGGCCGCTGGTGGAGAACCCGCCGACGCGGATCGAGGATCTCGGCTTCTCCGGCTTTCGCATCCACGCGCCGGTCAATCGCGACGACTATTTCGACGAGTTCGCCGTCTTCCAGGGTGCGAGCTATTTCCGCGCGGTGGCGAAGGACCAGGCCTACGGCCTGTCCGCCCGGGGCCTCGCCATCGGCGTCGCCGATCCGGCGGGCGAGGAATTCCCGTCCTTCCGGGAGTTCTGGGTCGAGACGCCGACGGCCGAGGCCGACGCGATCGTCGTCCACGCCCTTCTCGACAGCCCGAGCACGACGGGCGCCTACCGCTTCCTGCTGCGGCCGGGCGTGTCGACGCTGATGGAGGTCGAGGCCGTGCTCTACCCGCGCGTCGAGGTCGCGACGGTGGGGATCGCCCCGCTCACCTCGATGTTCTACTTCGCCGGGCACGACCGGGTCGGCGTCGACGATTTCCGCGGCGCGGTGCACGATTCGGAGGGGCTCTTGATGTGGAACGGACAGGGCGAATGGCTCTGGCGGCCGCTGCTGAACCCCGAGCGCCTGCAGGTCTCGACCTTCCTCGACAACCGCCCGCACGGCTTCGGCCTGATGCAGCGCGAGCGCGACTTCGGCATCTACCAGGACCTCGAGGCCGACTATCACCGCCGCCCGAGCCTCTGGGTCGAGCCCATCGGCGATTGGGGCGAGGGCGCGGTGACGCTGGTCGAGATCCCCACCGACGCGGAGGTGCACGACAACATCGTCGCCTTCTGGCGCCCGCGCACGCCGCTGGCGGCGGGCGTGCCCGCGCAGATGGCCTATCGCCTGCACTGGCGCGGCGAGCCGCCGGTGGCCCATGGGCTCGCCAAGGTGCGCCGCACGCTCACGGGCCTCTCCGAGGTCGGGCGCCCGCAGGCGGAGCGCGACAAGCGCGTCTTCGTGATCGACTTCCTCGGCGAGGACCTGCTCGCGGACGGCGCGCCGGTGCTCGCCGCGGCCAGCGCCACGGCGGGCGTCCTCTCGCCGCCGGTGGTCAAGACCGACGCCGAGATCGGCGGCGTGCGCGTCGCGCTCGAGCTCGATCCCGAGGGCGCGGAAATCAGCGAATTGCGCTGCGCGCTCACCCGCGACGGCGCCGTCGTCTCCGAGACCTGGATCTACCGCTGGCTCGCCGCATGA
- a CDS encoding DMT family transporter: MADARKRNPGQAPAAKTSALPAGASGQAYLFLTITALSWGGNAVAGRLAVGEISPMALTSLRWLIVIALMVPLARRDLVAHWPTVKAHWPRIAAMATIGFAVFNALMYIAAHYTTAVNLTIIQGGIPIMVLFGALVVYGTRITALQVAGMLVTLAGVATVAAQGSLATLLALSFNPGDVLMLFACVAYAGYTLSLRSRPAMPQMAFFTVMAMIAFVATLPMLAVETALGLTVWPGLEGWLILAYVSLLPSLIAQLCYMKGVELIGPGRAGLFVNLVPVFGAMLAVAILSEPFRLYHAIALALVLGGIALAEKGRG, from the coding sequence ATGGCGGACGCCCGCAAGCGAAACCCGGGCCAGGCGCCTGCGGCGAAGACGTCCGCGCTTCCCGCCGGGGCTTCGGGCCAGGCCTACCTGTTCCTGACGATCACGGCCCTGTCCTGGGGCGGGAACGCGGTGGCCGGGCGTCTCGCGGTGGGCGAGATCTCGCCGATGGCGCTCACCAGCCTGCGCTGGCTCATCGTCATCGCGCTGATGGTCCCCCTCGCCCGGCGCGATCTCGTCGCGCATTGGCCGACGGTGAAGGCGCACTGGCCGCGCATCGCGGCGATGGCGACGATCGGCTTCGCCGTGTTCAACGCGCTCATGTACATCGCCGCGCACTACACGACGGCGGTGAACCTGACCATCATCCAGGGCGGCATCCCGATCATGGTGCTGTTCGGCGCGCTCGTCGTCTACGGAACGCGGATCACCGCGCTCCAGGTCGCGGGGATGCTGGTGACGCTCGCCGGCGTCGCGACGGTGGCGGCGCAGGGCAGCCTCGCCACGCTGCTGGCGCTCTCCTTCAATCCCGGCGACGTGCTGATGCTCTTCGCCTGCGTCGCCTATGCCGGCTACACGCTCTCGCTCCGCTCCCGCCCGGCCATGCCGCAGATGGCGTTCTTCACCGTGATGGCGATGATCGCCTTCGTGGCGACGCTGCCCATGCTCGCCGTCGAGACGGCGCTCGGGCTCACCGTCTGGCCCGGCCTCGAGGGCTGGCTCATCCTCGCCTACGTCTCGCTCCTGCCCTCGCTGATCGCGCAGCTCTGCTACATGAAGGGCGTCGAGCTGATCGGCCCGGGACGGGCGGGGCTGTTCGTCAACCTGGTGCCGGTCTTCGGGGCGATGCTCGCCGTGGCGATCCTCTCCGAGCCGTTCCGTCTCTACCACGCGATCGCGCTGGCGCTCGTGCTCGGCGGCATCGCGCTCGCGGAGAAGGGCAGGGGCTGA
- a CDS encoding methyltransferase domain-containing protein, producing the protein MSPPLPLATATRSNSPSLVVHRSSGDLIADRRYSWAAGYLQDGDAAAAADLAGQALERAAHFAPAWALLGEARLAAGDAAGAVAALERAKALEPDDALGVSVTLARLGALPAADAITEGYVRALFDSYAERFDEHLTADLNYRGPDLLREALDRYAPGRRFARALDVGCGTGLMAEAIRGRVERLAGCDLAPAMVEKAREKALYESLDVAELTAWLEAVPSGAADLILAADVLVYVGDPVHVLAAAATALQAGGLFAFTVQALGAGAGEGFVIGPDARFAHSRAFLRARAAEAGLRVVAVEDAWSRCDAGRPVAGFVVVLER; encoded by the coding sequence ATGAGCCCGCCCCTTCCGCTCGCCACCGCGACGCGCTCGAACTCCCCCTCCCTCGTCGTCCACCGCTCGTCGGGGGACCTCATCGCCGACCGGCGCTATTCCTGGGCCGCCGGCTACCTGCAGGACGGCGACGCCGCGGCGGCCGCCGATCTCGCCGGGCAGGCGCTGGAGCGCGCCGCGCATTTCGCGCCGGCCTGGGCGCTGCTTGGCGAGGCGCGCCTCGCGGCGGGCGACGCCGCCGGCGCCGTCGCTGCGCTGGAGCGCGCCAAGGCGCTGGAGCCGGACGACGCGCTCGGCGTCAGCGTCACGCTCGCCCGGCTCGGGGCGCTGCCCGCCGCCGACGCCATCACCGAAGGCTACGTCCGCGCGCTGTTCGATTCCTATGCCGAGCGCTTCGACGAGCACCTGACGGCGGACCTGAACTATCGCGGCCCCGACCTCCTGCGCGAGGCCCTCGACCGGTACGCCCCGGGGCGGCGTTTCGCCCGGGCGCTCGACGTCGGCTGCGGCACGGGGCTGATGGCCGAGGCGATCCGCGGGCGCGTCGAGCGCCTCGCCGGCTGCGATCTCGCGCCCGCCATGGTGGAGAAGGCGCGCGAGAAGGCGCTCTACGAGAGCCTCGACGTCGCCGAGCTCACCGCCTGGCTCGAGGCGGTCCCCTCCGGCGCGGCCGACCTGATCCTCGCCGCCGACGTGCTGGTCTACGTGGGCGATCCGGTCCACGTCCTCGCCGCGGCGGCGACCGCGTTGCAGGCGGGCGGGCTCTTCGCCTTCACCGTCCAGGCGCTGGGCGCCGGCGCAGGCGAGGGCTTCGTCATCGGCCCGGACGCCCGCTTCGCCCATTCCCGCGCCTTCCTGCGCGCCCGCGCCGCCGAGGCCGGTCTGCGCGTCGTCGCCGTCGAGGACGCCTGGTCGCGCTGCGACGCGGGCCGCCCGGTGGCGGGGTTCGTCGTCGTCCTGGAGCGCTGA
- the fliF gene encoding flagellar basal-body MS-ring/collar protein FliF, with protein MTAYQHADRLWGNLMELGARRLIALAAVGLAVIVAVVAGAYHLGRPQMTVLYSGLEREDVSRIGSALNDAGIDFDVSAAGDAVMVRHAQTARARMLLAEKGLPFSANSGYELFDNLGSLGITSFMQEVTRVRALEGEVARTIQQMRGIVAARVHIVLADPGSFRREAREPSASVVVRAETADIAGQAQAIRHLVAAAVPGMKVDGVTVLSADGTLLASGDDAAGAATGRVTALGREVNRELEDSVRRTLAPYLGLGNFQVSAAARINTDRKVVSETIFDPESRVERSIRIVRENEAATNLSRQTPVTVEQNLPEEEVAADGGEQSSEEAQRREELTNYEISSRQVQVSSDGFAIEQLSLAVLVNRARLTEALGPDATPEMLEAEIAEIEALAASAAGFDAARGDTIKVSAVAFLDESVDMAPVPEIGLREILMSQAGNIVNALAILLVALTLVWFGLRPAMAAILDRPKPPAIEETQTALAKAETGAEERDAAPALPHTSAAEPHMAQIEAATAAIAALPTSVSQATIRRLEQMVAKNEDQAVHILKQWMHAENA; from the coding sequence ATGACCGCTTACCAGCACGCCGACCGCCTGTGGGGCAACCTGATGGAGCTCGGCGCGAGGCGCCTGATCGCGCTCGCCGCCGTGGGGCTCGCGGTGATCGTCGCGGTGGTCGCGGGGGCCTACCATCTCGGCCGCCCGCAGATGACCGTGCTCTATTCCGGGCTCGAGCGCGAGGACGTCTCGCGCATCGGCTCGGCGCTCAACGACGCGGGCATCGACTTCGACGTCTCGGCCGCGGGCGACGCGGTGATGGTGCGCCACGCCCAGACGGCGCGGGCGCGCATGCTGCTCGCCGAGAAGGGCCTGCCGTTCTCGGCCAATTCCGGCTACGAGCTGTTCGACAATCTGGGCTCGCTGGGCATCACCTCCTTCATGCAGGAGGTGACGCGGGTGCGCGCGCTGGAGGGCGAGGTCGCCCGCACCATCCAGCAGATGCGCGGCATCGTCGCCGCGCGGGTGCACATCGTGCTCGCGGATCCCGGCTCGTTCCGGCGCGAGGCGCGCGAGCCCTCGGCCTCGGTCGTGGTGCGCGCCGAGACCGCCGACATCGCCGGGCAGGCCCAGGCGATCCGCCATCTCGTCGCCGCCGCCGTGCCCGGCATGAAGGTCGACGGCGTCACGGTGCTCTCCGCCGACGGCACCCTGCTGGCGTCCGGCGACGACGCGGCGGGCGCCGCGACGGGCCGGGTGACGGCGCTCGGCCGCGAGGTCAACCGCGAGCTCGAGGATTCGGTCAGGCGCACGCTCGCGCCCTATCTCGGGCTCGGCAATTTCCAGGTCAGCGCCGCGGCGCGCATCAACACCGACCGCAAGGTGGTGAGCGAGACGATCTTCGATCCCGAAAGCCGGGTCGAGCGCTCCATCCGCATCGTGCGCGAGAACGAGGCGGCGACCAACCTCTCGCGCCAGACGCCCGTCACCGTCGAGCAGAACCTGCCGGAGGAGGAGGTCGCGGCCGACGGCGGCGAGCAGTCGAGCGAGGAGGCGCAGCGCCGCGAGGAATTGACGAACTACGAGATCTCCTCGCGCCAGGTGCAGGTCTCCTCCGACGGCTTCGCCATCGAGCAGCTCTCGCTCGCCGTGCTCGTCAACCGCGCGCGGCTGACGGAGGCGCTCGGTCCCGACGCGACGCCGGAGATGCTGGAGGCCGAGATCGCCGAGATCGAGGCGCTGGCCGCCTCGGCCGCGGGCTTCGACGCGGCGCGCGGGGACACGATCAAGGTCTCCGCGGTCGCCTTCCTCGACGAGAGCGTCGACATGGCGCCCGTGCCCGAGATCGGACTCCGCGAGATCCTGATGTCCCAGGCCGGGAACATCGTGAACGCGCTCGCCATCCTCCTCGTCGCGCTCACCCTGGTCTGGTTCGGCCTGCGCCCCGCCATGGCGGCGATCCTCGACCGGCCGAAGCCGCCGGCGATCGAGGAGACGCAGACGGCCCTGGCCAAGGCCGAGACCGGCGCGGAGGAGCGGGACGCCGCCCCGGCCCTGCCGCACACCTCCGCGGCCGAGCCGCACATGGCCCAGATCGAGGCCGCCACCGCCGCCATCGCCGCGCTGCCGACCTCGGTCAGCCAGGCCACGATCCGGCGGCTGGAGCAGATGGTCGCCAAGAACGAGGACCAGGCGGTCCATATCCTGAAGCAGTGGATGCACGCGGAGAACGCCTGA